The nucleotide window CCTGGGTTTATTGTTGTTTACACCCAGACATCACAAATAAGTGTCTGCAGGGACTTCTCTGACCTCACAGATGACAGGAGCTATTtgtttcctccccccccccccccagactttGGGTCACTTGGAGAAAGCAGTGGTCCTGGAGCTTACCTTGAAGCATGTAAAAGCATTGACAAATCTGATTGATCAGCAGCAACAAAAAATCATTGCCCTGCAGAGCGGATTGCAAGCTGGTGAGTGCTGGGGTCTGATTAGCATCTTTCTAAGAGCTCAGCACAAGTAGAGCCCTGGGCACACTGTGGCTTCTGACCCTCTTGTCTCCATTCACTTTTGCATATTCTTTGGAGGAGatgctttttttattctttcctaaaAGGTCATACTTTCCATTCGGAGTGCCGCTGTGTGCCACCTGGAATGAATACATATTAGCTCAGTGATGAAACGTTCCTGTGACATTTTGGCCCAAGAGTGTCTAGGTTCTGGGAGACTTCCCTATTCCCCTTTAAAATGCCAAGGCACCTATAATTTACGTTGTGGGTGTTTTACGGTTGGTCTTCTGAGCCCTTGATCATGGGTGAACAGAACACAGGGCTGCCCCCAGTGTTTTCCTGTTCCTTTGTTTCCTTGACTTTGGATGTGGGGTGCAGTCTTGGCAGGATGACagcaggtttttggtttttttcccctgcatTTCATTGTGGTTCCCTCAATAGCCACTAGGTATCTTGACGAATTGCACAACCTAACGAAACCACTGGTTTCATCATTCATTTCTATGGAGTTTCAGAGACACCGAGGCACCATCTAACCTTCTCTCCCTTCCAGATCATACAGTCCAGGCCAGGGGGAATCCTTACACTTACCCCTCAGGCATTCTCTCTGTCCTGGCCAAGGCCAATATGAGAATCACAAATAACCAAGCCCGGGTGTCTGccagttttctttctgaaaatagaAAGTTGATCAGAACTGATCTCTAGGGCAGTCATGGATACAATATATGGAAAAGACTTACAAATAAAGAGCCCAGTTAAAGTTCACAGGGGAAATGCAACTGTTTGTTTAATAGGTTAGGTTTTGGTGTGTACGGAAGTTGTTGGTTttaattttgtggggttttttgttgttgttgttcagctgTGTTCTTGTTTTGAGACGAAGTCTCAAtctgtagtcctggctttcctaaAACTCAGAAGCTATCCTCcagactcagcctcccaagtggtgggattacaggtgtgagctacaaCTTTTACAGAcacagtgatgcatgcctgtggttctagcacttgaggggcagagacagccccataagttcaaggccagcctgttttgcatagtgaattccaagccattTAAGACTaaatagggagaccctgtcttaaaaaaaaaaacggtgtgtgtgtgtttctttaggTGGTATTGTTTCTATACTGCTTATGACGGTCTGGCTTTCTGTGTTCATGAGACTGCTGCTATACTAATTGATTGGAGATGGGTGTGGCACCTTagacttgtaatctcagcactctgaaaGTCGAGATAGGCTCgataggagttcaaggccagcctgggtgctgCATGGATCTAGGATAGAATGAGGAGACTGCCTCAttttaaacaaaagagaaaaaaaaaggaaaaaaaaagtttgattcTTGAACTTATAAATACACTAACATGTTCATATTTCTGTGTCgtaagaaaaactacagataCTAACCTACAAGTCAACAAGATTAGAAGTAATTTGGTCTATTTCTTGGGGATACTATAGAGGCGTTCAAAGTCCTAATTGGGGACAGTGGAATGTACGTAGCCTAGTGATACATCATTGTATTTAGTGTCAAAGCCCAAGcataagaggggaaaaaaaatctgtctctaAGTGGTAGGAATATgttgattttattctttgtacTTTTCAGTATAATTCTATAGACCTATTACTTTTGGAGTTGGAAATGCAAATTgactgacatttttttaaatttttttttaacaaaaagaaaacccctGATGTACCACACAACCTTCTAAAAATCCTTCTTTCTGGGTCTTTTTCTCCAGGTGAGCTGTCAGGAAGAAATATCGAAGCAGGACAAGAAATGTTCTGCTCAGGTTTCCAGACGTGTGCCCGAGAGGTGCTTCAGTACCTGGCCAAGCATGAGAACACTCGGGACCTGAAGTCTTCCCAGATTGTCACTCATCTCCACCGCGTGGTCTCCGAGCTGCTGCAGGGTGGTACTTCCCGGAAACCGTCAGACTCGGCTCCCAAAGCCATGGACTTCAAAGAGAAACCCAGCTTCCTGGCCAAGGGATCAGAAGGGCCTGGGAAAAACTGTGTGCCAGTCATCCAGCGGACTTTTGCCCCCTCGGGTGGGGAGCAGAGCGGAAGTGATACGGACACAGACAGCGGTTATGGAGGTGAATTGGAGAAGGGTGATTTGCGCAGTGAGCAGTCCTACTTCAAAAGCGATCATGGTCGCAGGTTCACCCTGGGAGAACGAGTCAGCACCATTAAGCAAGAATCTGAAGAGCCCCCCACCAAAAAGAGCCGAATGCAGCTCTCAGATGAGGAGGGCCACTTCACTGGCAGTGACCTGATGGGATCCCCGTTTCTGGGCCCCCACCCACATCAGCCTCCCTTTTGCCTGCCCTTCTATCTCATCCCACCTTCGGCAACTGCCTACCTGCCTATGCTGGAGAAATGCTGGTACCCCACCTCTGTACCATTATTATACCCAGGCCTCAACACCTCTGCAGCAGCCCTCTCCAGCTTCATGAACCCAGACAAGATCCCGACTCCCTTGCTGCTGCCCCAGAGACTCCCTTCTCCCTTGGCACATTCGTCCCTTGACTCTTCGGCCTTGCTCCAGGCTCTGAAGCAGATCCCCCCTTTAAACTTAGAAACCAAAGACTAAACTCTTGAAAGAGATTTGCTGCTGCTTCGCTTTCCTTCCTCTGATTCCAAAACCACAAAGGTCGGCCCTCCGTGCAGACCCACAtaggagattgtgtgtgtgtgtgtgtgtgtgtgtgtgtgtgtgtgtgtgagagagagagagagagagagagagagagagagagagggagagggagagaaggcacgtgcttgtatgtgtgtttgta belongs to Onychomys torridus chromosome 3, mOncTor1.1, whole genome shotgun sequence and includes:
- the Bhlhe40 gene encoding class E basic helix-loop-helix protein 40 — protein: MKPGEGGQVALSLPGSGQTCLESQGRTRSFYPPTRSHLTQPAASPYSSARPLQQPPPLLRPKQPPFPPASPPAPLLIHLARTAQTAQRAYTASLCAEREPEASETPGHARPQLSDASKPRLLAAQRIARELRLAQRNIPPETLGSSLPGQPSRRSSKCRQERAVAPARRIMERIPSAQPPPTCLPKAPGLEHGDLSGMDFAHMYQVYKSRRGIKRSEDSKETYKLPHRLIEKKRRDRINECIAQLKDLLPEHLKLTTLGHLEKAVVLELTLKHVKALTNLIDQQQQKIIALQSGLQAGELSGRNIEAGQEMFCSGFQTCAREVLQYLAKHENTRDLKSSQIVTHLHRVVSELLQGGTSRKPSDSAPKAMDFKEKPSFLAKGSEGPGKNCVPVIQRTFAPSGGEQSGSDTDTDSGYGGELEKGDLRSEQSYFKSDHGRRFTLGERVSTIKQESEEPPTKKSRMQLSDEEGHFTGSDLMGSPFLGPHPHQPPFCLPFYLIPPSATAYLPMLEKCWYPTSVPLLYPGLNTSAAALSSFMNPDKIPTPLLLPQRLPSPLAHSSLDSSALLQALKQIPPLNLETKD